From the genome of Cyanobacteria bacterium GSL.Bin1:
ATGAGGAAAAACTGAAAGAACTTCTTGGACATACCCCCTTACAAGTCATTGTTGGCGTCATTTTGGGGGTCGCGATCGCGCTACTGGCTCAATCTTGGCTGTAATTGCTGATTGAAACTAGGTCTGAAATTGAACTCATTTCTGCT
Proteins encoded in this window:
- a CDS encoding divergent PAP2 family protein, translating into EEKLKELLGHTPLQVIVGVILGVAIALLAQSWL